In Vagococcus hydrophili, one DNA window encodes the following:
- a CDS encoding ABC transporter ATP-binding protein has protein sequence MKKEQTKKMSVPKFFWFYLRAYKLQLLVITVAIIFSTYLQVKAPQYTGKAIEELTKYAGTYFATKTADKGPFLSVIKLLVGLYVLNWIAMFVQNILMSAVTGKSTNKMRINLFKKLEKMTIQYFDNHQDGEILSRFTSDLDNISNTMNQALIQVMTNFSMMIGVLIMMFSENVQMSWATLAISPVAILISAYIIKQAEKSVAVQQENVGKLNGYINEKISGQKVIITNGLEDETIEGFEVLNKEVKKATFKGQVYSGLLFPTMQGISILNTAIVIFFGGWLVLDGGMDKAVGLGLIVMFIQYSQQFYMPLTQISSQFSMLQLAFTGARRLNEIFVVDDEFERPNTTSINGVNEEVSLENVNFSYVEGKPVLKNVNLKAKKGQMVALVGPTGSGKTTVMNLLNRFYNVDSGAIKIDGQDIRDISLPSLRSHIGIVLQESVLFSGTIRDNIVFGNRDVPEENMISAAKQANIHEFIMTLDEGYDTKINDENSVFSVGQKQLISIARTILTDPSLLILDEATSNVDTVTESRIQKAMENIVKGRTSFVIAHRLKTILNADYIVVLNQGEIIEEGTHEELIAAKGFYAELYENQFVFE, from the coding sequence ATGAAAAAAGAACAAACTAAAAAAATGAGCGTTCCGAAGTTTTTCTGGTTCTATTTAAGAGCGTATAAACTTCAATTGTTAGTCATAACAGTTGCCATCATTTTTTCTACTTACTTGCAAGTTAAAGCACCTCAGTACACAGGTAAAGCTATTGAGGAACTAACTAAATATGCAGGCACTTACTTTGCAACGAAAACGGCTGATAAAGGTCCTTTCTTAAGTGTTATTAAATTACTTGTTGGTTTATATGTCTTAAATTGGATTGCGATGTTTGTTCAAAATATTTTAATGTCAGCAGTGACAGGTAAATCAACGAATAAAATGCGTATTAATTTATTTAAAAAATTAGAAAAAATGACCATTCAATATTTTGACAATCACCAAGACGGAGAAATTTTAAGTCGTTTTACGAGTGATTTAGATAATATCTCAAATACAATGAACCAGGCGTTAATTCAGGTAATGACCAACTTCTCGATGATGATTGGTGTGTTAATCATGATGTTTAGCGAAAATGTTCAAATGAGTTGGGCAACCTTGGCAATTTCTCCTGTGGCTATTCTAATTTCAGCATATATTATTAAACAAGCAGAGAAAAGTGTTGCGGTTCAACAAGAAAATGTTGGTAAATTAAACGGCTATATCAATGAAAAAATTTCAGGTCAAAAAGTGATTATCACTAACGGTTTGGAAGATGAAACCATTGAAGGGTTTGAAGTTTTAAATAAAGAGGTCAAAAAAGCAACATTCAAAGGACAAGTTTATTCAGGTCTTTTATTCCCAACAATGCAAGGGATTTCAATCTTGAATACAGCGATTGTGATTTTCTTTGGAGGTTGGTTAGTCCTTGATGGTGGCATGGATAAGGCGGTTGGTTTAGGTTTAATCGTTATGTTTATTCAGTATTCACAACAATTCTATATGCCATTAACACAAATTTCTTCACAGTTTAGTATGCTGCAACTAGCCTTTACAGGTGCTCGTCGTTTAAATGAAATCTTTGTAGTGGATGACGAATTTGAGCGTCCTAACACCACTTCGATTAATGGTGTGAACGAAGAAGTATCGTTAGAAAATGTCAATTTCTCCTATGTTGAAGGTAAACCAGTCTTGAAAAATGTTAATTTAAAAGCGAAAAAAGGACAAATGGTGGCTCTTGTTGGACCAACTGGTTCTGGTAAGACAACTGTTATGAATTTACTAAACCGTTTTTACAATGTAGATAGCGGAGCCATTAAAATCGACGGTCAAGATATTAGAGATATTTCTTTACCAAGTTTACGTTCACATATTGGGATTGTGTTACAAGAATCTGTTTTATTCTCAGGTACAATAAGAGATAACATTGTATTTGGTAATCGTGATGTGCCAGAAGAGAATATGATTTCAGCAGCTAAACAAGCGAATATTCACGAATTCATTATGACTCTGGATGAAGGTTATGATACAAAAATTAATGATGAAAACAGCGTCTTTAGTGTGGGTCAAAAGCAATTAATTAGTATTGCAAGAACGATTTTGACAGATCCGTCATTACTCATTTTAGATGAAGCAACAAGTAACGTTGATACTGTGACAGAAAGTCGTATTCAAAAAGCCATGGAAAATATTGTTAAAGGTCGGACAAGCTTTGTGATTGCTCATAGACTTAAAACTATTTTAAATGCAGATTATATTGTGGTGCTAAATCAAGGAGAAATTATTGAAGAAGGAACTCATGAAGAATTAATCGCAGCTAAAGGTTTTTATGCAGAACTTTACGAAAATCAATTTGTTTTTGAATAA
- a CDS encoding GNAT family N-acetyltransferase, with protein MNKIIIKNSYELSKTDKEELFSFLDKAFEGEFSRDDLSHALGGIHLMIKEDEKIIAHVSVVQRSMVVGKKAHYVGYVEAMAVSSKYQRQGIGQLMMEEVESIIKGTFDFGALCASEMGLPLYQKMGWIKWEGNIKEFSLSGIKESNEEILVFNTNEQISLKEDFICDLREGDCW; from the coding sequence ATGAACAAAATAATTATAAAAAACAGTTATGAGCTGTCAAAAACGGATAAAGAGGAACTTTTTTCTTTTTTAGACAAAGCCTTTGAAGGTGAATTTTCACGAGATGATTTGTCTCATGCTCTTGGTGGCATTCACTTAATGATTAAAGAAGATGAAAAAATAATCGCTCATGTTTCTGTGGTTCAACGTTCCATGGTAGTTGGTAAAAAAGCTCATTATGTTGGTTATGTGGAGGCAATGGCAGTTAGTTCTAAATATCAAAGACAAGGAATTGGTCAATTGATGATGGAGGAAGTTGAGTCTATTATAAAAGGGACCTTTGATTTTGGAGCTTTATGCGCTTCAGAGATGGGGCTACCACTTTATCAAAAAATGGGTTGGATCAAATGGGAAGGGAATATAAAAGAATTTAGTTTATCGGGTATTAAAGAATCAAATGAAGAAATTCTTGTTTTCAATACTAATGAACAAATTTCTCTTAAAGAAGACTTTATATGTGATTTGCGAGAAGGAGATTGTTGGTAA
- a CDS encoding amidase, producing the protein MVKDATYLAGLIRNNDMSPMEALDEMYKKAKANEKLNAFVELDLDKAKKSLESDKQNLKNSPFYGVPFPLKDLGQSKEGFSQTMGSKLFKNNIANQTNNYVSRIEQAGFVPFGVTTAPEFGFKNVTDADINGDTLNPLDITRYSGGSSGGAASVVASGISPIAGASDGGGSIRIPASFTGLIGMKPSRGKIVTGPDGFRDWQGASVNFVLGVSIRDTKKMLRILKPNKQFSPFNQPKASLPVVNRPLKIAVCTTSPIGNPVSDEAIQAVHNAAIFLEGLGHSVEMIDYPVDGLGLIKSYYQMNGGETANMMNHMEKAFHRPLLKEDMELMTWAIYQFGKKLSAADYADSFNIWDQSAVIMEQLFETYDIFLSPTATTIAPKITDDLQSDEIRERMHEAEFQTKEELDTLIYDMFEKSLWITPYTQLANLTGQPAISLPTHMTEKENLPIGVQLMASKGNDSLLLEVGKWFEELHKLMIPKVYE; encoded by the coding sequence ATGGTAAAAGATGCGACTTATCTTGCTGGTTTGATTCGAAACAACGACATGTCACCGATGGAAGCCTTAGATGAGATGTATAAAAAAGCAAAAGCAAATGAAAAATTAAATGCCTTCGTCGAGTTGGATCTTGATAAGGCAAAAAAGTCCTTGGAATCAGATAAGCAGAATTTAAAAAATAGTCCGTTTTACGGTGTCCCTTTCCCGCTAAAAGATTTAGGTCAGAGCAAAGAAGGTTTTTCTCAGACGATGGGTTCTAAACTATTTAAAAATAATATTGCTAATCAAACGAATAATTATGTATCACGAATTGAACAAGCTGGGTTTGTGCCTTTTGGTGTGACCACAGCTCCAGAATTTGGTTTTAAAAACGTGACCGATGCAGATATAAACGGTGACACTTTGAATCCGCTTGATATAACGCGTTATTCAGGTGGAAGTAGTGGTGGAGCAGCTTCGGTCGTCGCTTCTGGTATTTCACCGATTGCAGGAGCAAGTGACGGTGGTGGATCGATTAGAATTCCCGCAAGTTTTACTGGGTTAATTGGGATGAAACCAAGTCGAGGCAAGATTGTGACAGGTCCAGATGGCTTTCGTGACTGGCAAGGTGCTTCTGTGAATTTTGTATTAGGAGTTTCCATTAGAGACACTAAGAAAATGTTGCGTATTTTAAAGCCTAATAAGCAGTTTTCACCTTTTAATCAGCCAAAAGCAAGTCTGCCAGTTGTTAATCGACCGCTAAAGATCGCAGTTTGTACCACGTCTCCAATTGGTAATCCTGTTTCAGATGAAGCGATTCAAGCCGTGCATAATGCTGCCATTTTTTTAGAAGGTTTGGGTCATTCTGTTGAAATGATTGATTATCCAGTGGATGGTTTAGGGTTAATTAAAAGTTACTACCAGATGAATGGTGGCGAGACAGCTAATATGATGAATCATATGGAAAAAGCTTTTCATCGACCCTTGCTTAAAGAGGATATGGAATTAATGACGTGGGCGATTTATCAGTTCGGGAAAAAATTATCTGCAGCTGACTATGCGGATAGTTTTAATATTTGGGATCAGTCTGCGGTTATCATGGAACAACTTTTTGAAACCTATGATATCTTTTTATCTCCAACCGCGACAACGATTGCGCCCAAAATAACGGACGATCTTCAAAGTGACGAGATTCGGGAAAGAATGCATGAAGCAGAATTTCAAACAAAAGAAGAGTTAGATACGTTAATTTATGACATGTTTGAAAAAAGTTTATGGATAACACCTTATACGCAATTAGCTAATTTAACAGGGCAGCCTGCGATTAGTCTGCCTACTCATATGACTGAAAAAGAGAATCTACCGATTGGAGTCCAGTTGATGGCAAGTAAAGGAAATGATAGCTTGTTACTTGAGGTTGGAAAATGGTTTGAAGAATTACACAAATTGATGATTCCTAAAGTATATGAATAA
- a CDS encoding HAMP domain-containing sensor histidine kinase, with product MKSFQNIELPSKFTWRSITFKWTLLTSLAISVLFTIFSFVTYQTSTKIIVRQETDKFNRTMEEIESRLARSEEDLTLNSTVFFLKDTTGDFVRNKYYDRETLEASLMKLNSFISELSQPELNVKIYGADERLLFETKNAYLPFKEHDQSTTSIQTIDNITGLIKLEPIYSSKTNELIGYAQGFYELNSYYAVRERLLNTLIILEVIGVILSVIIGFILSNYFTSPLRKMAKTLNSIEEAHKTGVRMPVPKANDEISDLAKAFNDMLERMQKFILQQQQFVEDVSHELRTPVAVIEGHINLLNRWGKDDPEVLAESLEASLQEIVRMKSLVQEMLDLSRAEQSEFHYSENTTMAKEVIHTNVSNFQMLYPEFTFNLDDDLDQDVEVKIYRNHLEQILIILLDNAVKYSMDRKEVLISASLSYRSLEIMVQDFGEGINKENLDKIFNRFYRVDKARARNTGGNGLGLSIAEQLIDNYNGKISVKSHENKGTAFTFVLPIVDQEDSKELKEIN from the coding sequence ATGAAATCATTTCAAAATATAGAGCTGCCATCGAAGTTTACGTGGCGCTCTATTACTTTTAAGTGGACTCTTCTAACGTCTTTAGCAATCTCTGTTTTGTTTACGATTTTTTCTTTTGTAACGTATCAGACAAGCACTAAAATTATCGTCAGACAAGAAACAGATAAATTTAATCGAACAATGGAAGAGATTGAATCCAGATTGGCTCGTTCAGAAGAAGACTTAACTTTAAACAGTACAGTCTTTTTTTTGAAAGATACAACGGGTGACTTTGTTCGGAATAAATATTATGACCGGGAAACGTTGGAAGCAAGTCTAATGAAATTAAATAGTTTCATCTCGGAACTTTCTCAACCTGAACTTAATGTAAAGATTTATGGGGCAGATGAGCGTCTATTATTCGAAACTAAGAATGCTTATTTACCGTTTAAAGAACATGATCAAAGCACAACAAGTATTCAAACCATTGATAATATCACTGGTTTGATCAAGTTAGAACCTATTTATTCCTCTAAAACAAACGAATTAATTGGTTACGCGCAAGGTTTTTATGAGTTAAATAGTTATTATGCTGTGAGGGAACGACTGTTAAATACATTGATCATTTTAGAAGTTATTGGAGTTATTTTAAGTGTCATCATTGGCTTTATCTTATCTAATTACTTTACAAGTCCTTTAAGAAAAATGGCAAAAACTTTAAATAGTATTGAAGAAGCCCATAAAACGGGTGTTAGAATGCCTGTACCAAAGGCTAATGATGAAATATCAGATTTGGCGAAAGCTTTTAATGACATGCTAGAGCGAATGCAAAAATTTATTCTACAGCAGCAACAATTTGTGGAAGATGTTTCTCATGAATTACGGACACCTGTTGCGGTGATTGAAGGTCATATTAACCTACTTAATCGGTGGGGGAAAGATGATCCAGAAGTGTTAGCAGAATCCTTGGAAGCCTCACTCCAAGAAATTGTCAGGATGAAGAGTTTAGTACAAGAGATGTTAGATTTATCTCGTGCTGAACAATCTGAGTTTCACTATTCAGAGAACACAACGATGGCTAAAGAAGTCATCCATACCAACGTGAGTAACTTCCAAATGCTCTATCCTGAATTTACGTTTAATCTGGATGATGATTTAGATCAAGACGTGGAAGTTAAGATTTATCGAAATCACTTAGAACAGATTTTGATTATTCTCCTTGATAATGCGGTGAAATATTCAATGGATAGAAAAGAAGTATTGATATCAGCTTCACTATCTTACCGATCATTGGAAATTATGGTGCAAGATTTCGGTGAAGGAATTAATAAAGAAAACTTAGATAAAATTTTTAACCGATTTTACCGGGTGGATAAGGCTCGTGCTAGAAACACAGGAGGTAATGGCTTAGGATTGTCTATTGCTGAGCAGCTAATTGATAATTATAACGGGAAAATTAGTGTGAAGAGTCATGAAAACAAAGGCACAGCATTTACTTTTGTTTTACCGATTGTTGATCAGGAAGACTCCAAGGAACTAAAAGAAATTAATTAA
- the ffh gene encoding signal recognition particle protein produces MAFESLTDRLQVAMSKLKKKGTVKEEDVKEMMREIRLALLEADVNLQVVRGFTKRVGERSIGVEILESLNPTQQIVKIVDEELTKVLGSEAVELNKSPKIPTIVMMVGLQGAGKTTFVGKLSNFLKKNEKARPLLIAGDVYRPAAIDQLKVIGQQLDIPVFDMGTDTDPVEIVRRGLEQAKENKNDYVFIDTAGRLHIDEPLMDELKRIKEFAQPNEILLTVDAMTGQDAVTVAQSFNEQLDVTGVVLTKLDGDTRGGAALSIRAITGKPIKFIGTGEKLTDVEVFHPDRMSSRILGMGDMLTLIEKAQREYDEDQAEELARKMRENSFDFNDFIEQLDQVMGMGPLEDLIKMIPGMNNVPGLDQIKVDPKDVARKKAIVFSMTPKERENPDLLNPSRRRRIAAGSGNSVVEVNRMIKQFNESKKMMQQMSKGNMPPGMENMMGGGIQGKLGKMAMNKMIKKNKKKVKNKNKKKKKK; encoded by the coding sequence TTGGCATTTGAAAGCTTAACTGACCGCTTACAGGTCGCAATGAGTAAACTGAAGAAAAAAGGTACGGTGAAAGAAGAAGACGTAAAAGAAATGATGCGTGAGATACGTTTGGCTCTTTTAGAAGCCGATGTTAACTTACAAGTCGTTCGTGGCTTTACTAAACGTGTTGGAGAGCGTTCGATTGGTGTAGAGATTTTAGAATCTTTAAACCCAACCCAACAAATTGTAAAAATCGTTGATGAAGAATTAACAAAAGTTTTAGGTTCTGAAGCAGTCGAATTAAATAAATCACCAAAAATCCCAACAATCGTTATGATGGTTGGTTTACAAGGTGCGGGTAAAACAACCTTCGTCGGAAAACTTTCTAACTTCTTAAAGAAAAATGAAAAAGCTAGACCATTATTAATTGCAGGTGACGTTTACCGTCCAGCTGCCATTGACCAATTAAAAGTCATCGGTCAACAATTAGATATTCCCGTCTTTGATATGGGAACAGATACTGATCCAGTTGAAATCGTACGTCGTGGTTTAGAACAAGCCAAAGAAAATAAAAATGATTATGTCTTCATTGATACGGCAGGTCGTTTACATATTGATGAGCCTTTAATGGATGAGTTAAAACGCATTAAAGAATTTGCTCAACCAAATGAAATTCTTTTAACAGTTGATGCCATGACTGGTCAAGATGCTGTAACTGTTGCTCAAAGCTTTAACGAACAATTAGACGTAACAGGGGTTGTCTTAACTAAATTAGATGGGGACACTCGTGGTGGTGCGGCCCTTTCAATCCGTGCCATTACAGGAAAACCAATTAAATTCATCGGTACTGGTGAAAAATTAACGGATGTAGAAGTCTTCCATCCGGACCGTATGTCTTCTCGTATTTTAGGTATGGGTGACATGTTAACGTTGATTGAAAAAGCACAACGTGAATACGATGAGGATCAAGCAGAGGAATTAGCGCGTAAAATGCGTGAAAATAGTTTTGATTTCAATGATTTTATTGAACAATTAGATCAAGTCATGGGAATGGGACCACTAGAAGATTTAATTAAAATGATTCCTGGTATGAACAATGTTCCTGGTTTAGATCAAATTAAAGTGGATCCAAAAGATGTTGCCCGTAAAAAAGCGATTGTCTTTTCAATGACGCCTAAAGAACGTGAAAATCCAGATTTATTAAATCCTAGTCGTCGTCGTCGTATTGCAGCAGGTTCTGGAAATTCAGTGGTTGAAGTCAATCGTATGATTAAACAGTTCAACGAATCTAAAAAAATGATGCAACAAATGAGTAAAGGCAATATGCCACCAGGAATGGAAAACATGATGGGTGGCGGAATCCAAGGGAAACTTGGAAAAATGGCCATGAATAAGATGATTAAGAAAAACAAGAAAAAAGTTAAAAATAAGAACAAAAAGAAAAAGAAAAAATAG
- a CDS encoding putative DNA-binding protein, whose translation MEIEKTNRMNALFEFYSTLLTEKQMNYIELYYADDYSLGEIAEDYGVSRQAVYDNIKRTEKLLETYEKKLHLYSNYIVREEMIEEIKAIVKADHESDERIIGILDKIQEIEEE comes from the coding sequence ATGGAAATAGAAAAAACAAATCGAATGAATGCTTTATTTGAATTTTATTCAACCCTTTTGACTGAGAAGCAGATGAATTACATCGAATTATATTATGCAGATGATTATTCTTTAGGTGAAATTGCCGAAGATTACGGTGTGAGTCGGCAAGCGGTTTATGATAATATCAAACGAACTGAAAAATTGTTAGAAACTTACGAGAAAAAACTGCATTTATATTCTAATTATATTGTCAGAGAAGAAATGATTGAAGAGATAAAAGCAATTGTTAAAGCTGACCATGAATCAGATGAGAGAATTATAGGAATTTTAGATAAAATCCAAGAAATTGAAGAAGAGTAG
- a CDS encoding response regulator transcription factor, which translates to MSNKILIVEDEKNLARFVELELKHEGYETEVHYNGRTGLEAALTGDWDAILLDLMLPELNGLEVCRRIRQSKNTPIIMMTARDSVIDRVSGLDHGADDYIIKPFAIEELLARLRALLRRIDIEGDKNITKQTTITYRDLVIEKENRVVRRNSEIIELTKREYELLLILMENVNVVLSRDVLLNKVWGYEIEVETNVVDVYIRYLRNKIDVPGDDSYIQTVRGTGYVMRS; encoded by the coding sequence ATGTCAAATAAAATTTTAATTGTCGAGGATGAAAAAAACTTGGCTCGTTTCGTTGAATTAGAGCTTAAACATGAGGGGTATGAAACAGAAGTTCATTATAATGGACGAACTGGTTTAGAGGCTGCTTTAACTGGGGACTGGGATGCAATTTTACTGGATCTTATGTTACCGGAATTAAATGGACTAGAAGTTTGTCGTCGTATTAGACAATCAAAGAATACACCAATCATCATGATGACAGCAAGAGACTCTGTGATTGACCGAGTTTCAGGATTAGATCATGGGGCAGATGATTATATTATTAAACCTTTTGCTATCGAGGAATTGTTAGCAAGATTAAGAGCTTTGCTACGCCGAATTGATATTGAAGGGGATAAAAATATTACAAAGCAAACAACGATTACCTACCGTGATTTAGTAATTGAAAAAGAGAATCGTGTGGTTCGTCGTAATTCAGAAATCATTGAACTAACAAAAAGAGAGTATGAATTGTTGCTTATTTTGATGGAAAACGTGAACGTTGTTTTATCAAGAGATGTTTTACTTAATAAAGTTTGGGGTTACGAGATTGAAGTTGAAACAAACGTAGTGGATGTTTATATCAGATACTTACGTAATAAAATTGATGTACCAGGAGACGATAGTTACATTCAAACGGTTCGTGGTACAGGATATGTGATGAGATCCTGA
- the kdpA gene encoding potassium-transporting ATPase subunit KdpA yields the protein MMAFTWTLILFFSVLLLTSIPLGFYIKKVMSDEATFLDKVIGKIENKLYQFFGKNHVTKEMSAKQYAKGVLGITLISFVFLFILLMTQGFLPGNPNHVPNMTFSLAFNTAASFVTNTNWQAYAGETQVSYLVQMIGLTVQNFVSAAVGISVLFALLRGFKRKNSLSVGNFWKDMTRVLLYVLLPLSIITTILLMSQGVVQNFLPNMEVNGLDEGVKQLIPFGPAASQIAIKQLGTNGGGFFGANSAHPFENPTLFSNFIENYAILIVPAALIMAFGFFMKDLKQGRTIMIVSVFILVLATVGIFLSEMQPIMSQHLMTAGNMEGKETRFGIIWSSLWASSTTAVSNGSVNAMMDSFTPLGGLIPMFLMQLGEIIFGGAGSGLYGMIVFVILTVFIAGLLVGRTPEYLRKKIEPFDMKMACIVILTPLAFVLLGAMSFIILGKPMESLTNSGAHGFSEILYAFTSLANNNGSAFAGLTADTTFLNIIGGSIMMITRFIPMFAVLFLAGNLANKNQTSVSSGTLSTTSPTFIMMLVIVIFVIGALSFFPSLALGPIAEFFVTK from the coding sequence ATGATGGCTTTTACATGGACTTTGATACTTTTTTTCTCAGTACTACTATTAACAAGTATTCCATTGGGATTCTATATAAAAAAAGTGATGTCGGATGAGGCAACTTTTTTAGATAAAGTAATTGGAAAAATTGAAAATAAACTATATCAATTTTTCGGAAAAAATCATGTCACAAAAGAAATGAGTGCTAAACAGTACGCTAAAGGTGTTTTAGGAATCACTTTAATATCTTTTGTATTCTTATTTATTTTATTGATGACTCAAGGATTTTTACCAGGGAATCCTAATCATGTCCCTAACATGACTTTTTCACTTGCCTTTAATACCGCTGCTAGTTTTGTGACAAATACTAACTGGCAAGCTTACGCAGGTGAAACACAAGTCTCATACTTAGTTCAAATGATTGGTTTAACGGTTCAAAATTTTGTCTCTGCGGCAGTGGGGATTTCAGTTCTGTTTGCCTTACTTAGAGGATTTAAACGTAAAAATAGTTTAAGTGTTGGCAATTTTTGGAAAGACATGACACGAGTTTTACTATACGTGTTATTGCCATTATCAATCATTACAACGATTTTGTTGATGTCACAAGGCGTGGTTCAAAACTTTTTACCAAATATGGAAGTGAACGGACTTGATGAAGGAGTTAAACAGTTAATACCTTTTGGTCCAGCAGCTAGTCAAATTGCAATTAAACAATTAGGAACAAATGGTGGTGGATTCTTTGGTGCTAACTCAGCTCATCCTTTTGAAAATCCGACATTGTTTAGTAATTTTATTGAAAATTATGCGATTTTGATTGTTCCAGCAGCTTTAATTATGGCTTTTGGATTCTTTATGAAAGATTTAAAACAAGGTAGAACGATTATGATCGTTTCAGTTTTCATTTTAGTTTTAGCAACAGTTGGGATTTTCTTAAGTGAAATGCAACCAATCATGTCTCAACATTTAATGACAGCTGGCAACATGGAAGGAAAAGAAACTCGGTTTGGTATTATATGGTCTAGTCTGTGGGCATCCAGTACCACAGCTGTATCTAACGGTTCTGTTAACGCTATGATGGATAGTTTCACGCCACTTGGTGGTTTGATACCAATGTTCTTAATGCAACTAGGTGAAATTATTTTTGGTGGTGCGGGAAGCGGCTTGTATGGAATGATCGTTTTTGTCATTCTAACCGTGTTTATTGCAGGTTTGCTTGTAGGTCGTACGCCAGAATACCTAAGAAAAAAAATCGAACCTTTCGATATGAAAATGGCGTGTATTGTGATTTTAACACCATTAGCATTTGTCTTATTGGGAGCTATGAGCTTCATCATCTTAGGTAAACCTATGGAATCTTTAACTAATAGTGGGGCTCATGGCTTTTCGGAAATTTTATACGCGTTTACGTCATTAGCCAATAATAATGGAAGTGCCTTTGCAGGGTTAACAGCAGATACGACATTCTTAAATATAATAGGTGGCTCAATTATGATGATAACACGTTTCATACCAATGTTTGCTGTCCTATTTTTAGCTGGAAATTTAGCTAATAAGAATCAAACATCTGTTAGTAGTGGGACGTTATCAACGACTAGTCCAACATTTATCATGATGTTAGTGATTGTCATTTTTGTTATTGGGGCATTAAGTTTCTTCCCATCATTGGCATTAGGTCCAATCGCCGAATTTTTTGTAACTAAGTAA